The Sorangiineae bacterium MSr11367 genome window below encodes:
- the lepB gene encoding signal peptidase I — translation MGRNREPRSRVLAFVLSFIFLGAGHAYLGQTRRALGLFGVGFACLVIAGGLLALSGAVTLAGVLLAIMTLSLYRLVLAVDTLLIPEERFVYHSRGRVFLYGVGLAATGLTLSLLTRAFVLEAFKIPSGAMTPTLLVGDHLFVNKLQYHLREPVRGELAVFAFPEKPEQDFAKRVIGRGGDKIEAKLGHPWINGWEVPHCPLGTANVLEWAAGEPPRTYDFEVEFLEGTSYLTAYDTMGGGLLDHQGPFAVSPGESFVMGDNRHNSHDSRLWFGGQGGGVPRDLMRAPAVLIWFSTNDLGMDWSRIGRFLDGRSLSLPPQLHALQPQFEKCMKEAPPFERTVPPSRVDL, via the coding sequence ATGGGGCGCAATCGAGAGCCGCGGAGCCGGGTACTGGCGTTCGTTCTGTCGTTCATCTTCTTGGGGGCGGGGCACGCCTACCTCGGGCAAACGCGTCGGGCACTTGGGCTTTTTGGCGTCGGGTTCGCGTGCTTGGTCATCGCGGGAGGGCTTTTGGCCCTTTCCGGCGCGGTGACCCTCGCGGGCGTGTTGCTCGCGATAATGACCCTCAGTCTGTATCGCCTCGTGCTCGCGGTCGACACCCTCCTGATCCCGGAGGAGCGATTCGTTTACCATTCGCGGGGGCGTGTATTCCTTTATGGCGTCGGTCTGGCCGCGACGGGGCTGACTCTGTCGCTGCTCACGCGCGCATTCGTCCTCGAAGCCTTCAAGATTCCCTCGGGGGCGATGACGCCGACGCTCCTCGTGGGCGATCATCTCTTCGTCAACAAATTGCAATATCACCTTCGGGAGCCGGTACGTGGGGAGCTCGCCGTATTTGCGTTTCCTGAGAAGCCCGAGCAGGATTTCGCCAAACGGGTCATCGGGCGTGGTGGTGACAAGATCGAGGCCAAGCTCGGGCACCCATGGATCAATGGCTGGGAGGTCCCGCATTGCCCGTTGGGCACGGCGAATGTTCTGGAATGGGCCGCAGGCGAGCCTCCGCGCACGTATGACTTCGAGGTCGAGTTTCTCGAAGGAACGTCGTATTTGACGGCCTACGACACGATGGGGGGAGGCCTTTTGGACCACCAAGGGCCGTTCGCGGTTTCCCCGGGTGAGTCTTTCGTGATGGGCGACAATCGACACAATAGCCACGACTCGCGCCTGTGGTTCGGCGGACAAGGGGGCGGTGTTCCGCGCGATCTCATGCGCGCGCCGGCCGTGTTGATTTGGTTTAGCACCAACGATTTGGGCATGGACTGGAGTCGGATCGGCCGCTTCCTCGATGGGCGGTCGCTTTCGCTGCCTCCGCAGCTGCACGCGCTCCAGCCGCAATTCGAGAAATGCATGAAGGAAGCGCCGCCCTTCGAGCGCACCGTGCCGCCGTCGCGCGTGGATCTCTGA
- the kduD gene encoding 2-dehydro-3-deoxy-D-gluconate 5-dehydrogenase KduD produces the protein MNLFSLRGRTALVTGARTGIGRAIAVGLAQAGADVVLLGRESNLDETQAAVEAAGSKAEQVVVDLTNPDAIEPALRALLERRKVDVLVNNAGIIHRADAASSALADWRRVMSVNLDSTFVLCQAVGRPMLERGAGKIVNIASLLSFQGGIRVPAYAASKHAVAGLTKALANEWAARGIQVNAIAPGYIRTNNTTALQADPEREPAIRARIPAGRWGNPEDLVGAAVFLSSAASDYVNGHVLTVDGGWMAR, from the coding sequence ATGAATCTATTTTCCCTGCGCGGACGTACGGCGCTGGTGACGGGTGCGCGAACGGGAATCGGTCGCGCCATTGCCGTGGGCCTCGCCCAAGCTGGGGCCGACGTGGTGCTGCTCGGCCGCGAATCGAACCTCGACGAGACGCAGGCCGCGGTGGAAGCCGCCGGCTCGAAGGCCGAGCAAGTCGTGGTGGATCTGACCAACCCCGACGCCATCGAGCCCGCGCTCCGTGCGCTTCTCGAGCGGCGCAAGGTCGATGTGCTGGTGAACAACGCCGGAATCATCCACCGCGCCGACGCTGCGTCGAGCGCCCTGGCCGATTGGCGGCGGGTGATGAGCGTCAACCTCGACTCCACCTTCGTGCTTTGCCAAGCCGTGGGCCGTCCGATGCTCGAACGGGGCGCCGGCAAGATCGTGAACATTGCCTCCCTTTTGAGCTTTCAGGGTGGCATTCGTGTTCCGGCGTATGCCGCGAGCAAACACGCGGTGGCCGGCCTGACCAAGGCCCTGGCCAACGAATGGGCGGCGCGGGGCATTCAGGTCAATGCGATTGCGCCGGGCTACATTCGCACGAACAACACGACGGCGCTGCAGGCCGATCCCGAGCGCGAGCCAGCTATTCGGGCGCGCATTCCGGCGGGGCGCTGGGGCAATCCGGAAGACTTGGTGGGGGCGGCCGTGTTCCTATCGTCGGCGGCGTCGGACTACGTCAATGGGCATGTGCTCACCGTCGACGGCGGGTGGATGGCGCGCTGA
- a CDS encoding alpha/beta hydrolase yields MHLSKGRRQFLLGATAAPLVGCMNGHPTGPPVRAAAAPPVAAPVARTVTVRGIPIHCEVHGTGRPLLMLHGFGVDHRMMIDSVEPLFARRGGWQRIYFDLPGMGKTPRADFVASADDMLDIVLALVDVLLPDQRFALVGQSYGGYLGRGVLARRSDRLDGMALLCPAVVADFQSRDLPPRNVLVKSPSLVASLAPADAKEYEAIAVIQSEGTWKRFRDTILPAIRAADGPFLERLQKRYAFSFAVDALPQRFMKPVLVVVGRQDNVVGYRDAARIMENYPRGTYTVVDRAGHNLLIEQPTLFEALMNEWLDRLET; encoded by the coding sequence ATGCATCTGTCCAAAGGCCGCAGGCAATTTCTTCTTGGCGCCACCGCCGCACCGCTGGTCGGATGTATGAACGGCCATCCCACCGGCCCGCCCGTTCGCGCCGCCGCCGCACCGCCCGTGGCCGCGCCCGTTGCGCGAACGGTCACGGTGCGCGGGATCCCCATTCATTGTGAAGTGCACGGCACAGGCCGGCCGCTGCTGATGCTGCACGGTTTTGGCGTGGACCATCGGATGATGATCGACAGCGTCGAGCCGCTTTTCGCGCGCCGCGGGGGATGGCAACGCATCTACTTCGATTTGCCGGGAATGGGCAAAACGCCGCGCGCGGACTTCGTCGCCTCCGCGGACGACATGCTCGACATCGTGCTCGCCCTCGTCGACGTGCTTCTTCCCGATCAGCGATTTGCCCTGGTGGGGCAATCCTATGGCGGATATTTGGGCCGTGGGGTGCTCGCGCGAAGGTCCGATCGACTCGACGGAATGGCCCTTCTGTGCCCGGCGGTCGTGGCGGATTTTCAATCGAGGGATTTGCCTCCGAGAAACGTGTTGGTCAAATCCCCTTCCCTCGTGGCATCCCTCGCGCCTGCCGACGCGAAGGAATACGAGGCCATCGCGGTCATTCAAAGCGAGGGCACGTGGAAGCGATTCCGCGACACCATTTTACCGGCCATCCGCGCGGCCGACGGACCATTCCTCGAGCGGCTGCAAAAGCGCTATGCCTTCTCGTTCGCCGTGGACGCACTCCCGCAACGCTTCATGAAGCCCGTGCTCGTCGTCGTGGGCCGTCAGGACAACGTGGTGGGTTACCGGGACGCCGCCCGCATCATGGAAAACTACCCGCGCGGAACCTACACCGTCGTCGACCGCGCCGGCCACAACTTGCTCATCGAGCAACCCACGCTCTTCGAGGCCCTCATGAACGAGTGGCTCGATCGCCTCGAGACGTAA
- a CDS encoding Gfo/Idh/MocA family oxidoreductase, which translates to MHSSSKGSNRGALIVGAGAAGLLHGLSFRAHGVPVLAVYDPDRDKARRFAELVGGPRVLDDLDGVARDPDIGCVSICSPPRIHVEQAELCAASDRLLFVEKPVAMTRDEMMRLEKLPFTVPIVQWRAGRAIRTVRRAIAEGLLGPTPSVAIDLAWHRDARYFAEGRDRYDVWGCGALLSVGIHALDAVCFALDRPVAEVHGTLGYAAGIEVETRAALDIAFRGGALASLRITFDAGMDQTRLTFCGAGVTAAIAGSEADPTANAVEFVAADPAKQRVLQALADKVEGVGHSPLLVPFIGRALESFREGMIPGASSHFPSVRDVAIAHAAIFRVYEGESRTQRAIHPPSTVSTCPLT; encoded by the coding sequence ATGCACAGTTCGTCCAAAGGTTCGAATCGGGGGGCGCTGATCGTGGGTGCGGGGGCGGCGGGGTTGCTCCATGGCCTATCGTTTCGCGCGCATGGGGTGCCCGTGTTGGCGGTGTACGACCCCGATCGCGACAAGGCGCGCCGTTTTGCGGAGCTCGTGGGCGGACCGCGCGTGCTCGATGATTTGGACGGCGTCGCCCGGGATCCGGACATCGGGTGCGTCAGCATTTGCAGCCCGCCGCGCATCCATGTCGAGCAGGCGGAGCTCTGCGCCGCCTCCGATCGACTTCTCTTCGTCGAAAAGCCGGTGGCCATGACCCGCGATGAAATGATGCGCTTGGAGAAGCTGCCCTTCACGGTGCCCATCGTCCAATGGCGGGCGGGCCGGGCCATCCGCACCGTGCGGCGCGCCATTGCCGAAGGCCTCCTGGGCCCCACGCCCAGCGTGGCCATCGATCTCGCCTGGCACCGCGACGCGCGTTACTTCGCCGAAGGGCGCGACCGTTACGACGTATGGGGCTGCGGTGCGCTGCTCTCCGTGGGCATCCATGCGCTCGACGCCGTGTGCTTCGCCCTGGATCGGCCCGTTGCCGAAGTGCATGGCACACTCGGGTACGCGGCGGGCATCGAGGTGGAAACACGGGCCGCGCTGGACATCGCCTTCCGCGGTGGCGCACTCGCCAGCCTGCGCATCACCTTCGACGCGGGCATGGACCAGACGCGCCTCACCTTCTGCGGCGCCGGCGTGACCGCCGCCATCGCGGGAAGCGAGGCCGATCCCACCGCCAACGCCGTCGAGTTCGTCGCCGCCGATCCGGCCAAGCAGCGCGTGCTGCAAGCGCTCGCGGACAAAGTCGAGGGCGTGGGCCATAGCCCGCTGCTCGTCCCGTTCATCGGCCGCGCCCTCGAGTCGTTCCGCGAGGGCATGATCCCGGGCGCGTCCTCGCACTTTCCCTCGGTGCGCGACGTCGCTATCGCGCACGCGGCCATCTTCCGTGTGTACGAGGGCGAAAGTCGGACTCAGCGCGCCATCCACCCGCCGTCGACGGTGAGCACATGCCCATTGACGTAG
- a CDS encoding DUF255 domain-containing protein, producing MRVLLLGCAPILCPALAGCAPSAQPPRVAHRAEPSHGPDASPKEPLDWAAFDARTFERAKRERRFIVLDGSAEWCHWCHVMESTTYHDANVASVLARHFIAAKVDVDARPDIEERYRAWGWPATVIFSPDGEELGKYRGYLAPGEFADLLAAVVAAGPNAARAGSADAERPTSDTPLGAETLALAARWAEVELEEYWDPKEGGWGVEPKVPIHENTEFALKRAARGDARLREHALTVLEKQRNIIDPVWGGIYQYSVAPDWVHPHFEKLMEFNAGALADYATAYTLTKDERWLRSARDIDRYLRAFMISPEGGFHGTQDADLNAHDRGKRFMDGHDYFRLGDRERRALGIPRVDPNEYAEDGGLAIAAYVTLYEATGDKSALAIAKRASARVATTHAGPRGGITHGIEAEPPRLLHLADQAAFGHALARLHDVEPDATTLAAAKRVADFVMAELYDPNQGGFYTHTKDPDAVGVFQRRRKPFSENMLMLRFLVELRGKLQGTAPEAAYAKAIDKSLRYWTDPERIKDAGRFIGDYLSLVDEISSPPRK from the coding sequence ATGCGGGTCTTGCTTCTGGGGTGTGCGCCTATCCTTTGCCCTGCGCTCGCAGGCTGCGCGCCCAGTGCGCAGCCGCCGCGGGTGGCCCATCGGGCAGAGCCGAGCCACGGCCCGGACGCTTCACCCAAGGAGCCCCTGGATTGGGCAGCGTTCGACGCGCGCACCTTCGAGCGGGCGAAACGGGAGCGCAGATTCATCGTGCTCGATGGCTCCGCGGAATGGTGCCACTGGTGCCATGTCATGGAGTCGACCACCTACCACGATGCCAACGTGGCCTCCGTGCTCGCGCGGCATTTCATCGCCGCCAAGGTCGATGTCGATGCGCGGCCCGACATCGAGGAGCGATACCGCGCGTGGGGATGGCCCGCCACGGTCATCTTTTCGCCCGATGGCGAAGAGCTGGGCAAATACCGCGGGTACCTGGCGCCAGGAGAATTCGCGGATTTGCTCGCAGCCGTGGTCGCCGCCGGCCCGAATGCCGCGCGCGCGGGGTCGGCCGACGCGGAGCGGCCTACCTCGGATACGCCGCTCGGTGCGGAAACGTTGGCCTTGGCGGCACGCTGGGCCGAGGTCGAATTGGAAGAATATTGGGACCCCAAGGAGGGCGGCTGGGGCGTCGAGCCGAAGGTCCCCATCCACGAGAATACCGAATTTGCATTGAAGCGCGCCGCCCGGGGCGATGCTCGATTGCGGGAGCATGCGCTCACCGTGCTGGAGAAACAACGGAACATCATCGACCCCGTCTGGGGTGGCATTTATCAATATTCCGTCGCGCCCGATTGGGTTCATCCCCACTTCGAGAAATTGATGGAGTTCAACGCCGGCGCGCTCGCCGACTATGCGACCGCGTACACGCTCACCAAAGATGAACGGTGGTTGCGGTCTGCACGCGACATCGATCGGTATTTGCGCGCCTTCATGATCAGCCCCGAGGGCGGATTCCACGGAACGCAAGATGCCGACTTGAACGCCCACGACCGCGGAAAACGCTTCATGGACGGCCACGACTATTTTCGATTGGGCGACCGCGAACGGCGTGCTTTGGGCATCCCGCGCGTGGACCCCAACGAGTACGCGGAGGACGGCGGCTTGGCCATTGCGGCTTACGTCACCTTGTACGAGGCCACGGGGGACAAGTCCGCGCTGGCCATCGCCAAGCGGGCGAGCGCGCGCGTGGCCACCACCCATGCGGGGCCGCGCGGAGGCATCACGCACGGCATCGAAGCGGAACCCCCTCGCCTGCTCCACCTCGCGGACCAAGCCGCCTTTGGCCATGCGCTGGCGCGCCTGCACGACGTGGAGCCGGATGCGACGACCTTGGCGGCGGCCAAGCGCGTGGCCGACTTCGTCATGGCCGAGTTGTACGACCCGAACCAAGGCGGGTTTTACACGCACACGAAAGACCCCGATGCGGTGGGCGTCTTTCAGCGCCGGCGCAAACCGTTCAGCGAGAACATGCTCATGCTGCGATTCCTGGTCGAATTGCGCGGCAAACTGCAAGGGACGGCGCCGGAGGCGGCGTATGCCAAAGCCATCGACAAGAGCCTGCGCTACTGGACCGATCCGGAGCGCATCAAGGACGCCGGACGATTCATCGGGGATTATCTCTCGCTCGTGGACGAGATAAGCTCGCCCCCGAGAAAATGA
- the kduI gene encoding 5-dehydro-4-deoxy-D-glucuronate isomerase produces MSTMEVRHNTHPTQLTSFDTAQLRAHYLVENLFQAGEIHTIYSHADRAVLGGAAPLPGKPLRLAAEDPLRSKYFCERRELAVVVVSGKGRVQTDGYEHTLGHRDCVYIGRGTERIEFHADAEGTHFYLFSTSSHANFPTVVARYAETNAVRIGTKGRSSERTIRKFIHMDGIRSSQLVLGITTLAEGSVWNTMAPHTHDRRTECYLYFDLPPEERVMHLLGQPNETRNLIVANEQAVISPSWSIHCGAGTHPYSFVWAMGGENQAFDDMDPVAVTELR; encoded by the coding sequence ATGTCGACCATGGAGGTTCGACACAATACGCACCCCACCCAACTGACCAGCTTCGACACAGCGCAGCTACGCGCGCATTATCTCGTCGAAAATCTGTTTCAGGCAGGGGAAATCCATACCATCTACAGCCACGCCGACCGGGCGGTGCTCGGGGGCGCCGCGCCGCTGCCCGGAAAACCGCTGCGGCTGGCCGCGGAAGATCCCCTGCGTTCGAAGTACTTTTGCGAGCGTCGCGAGCTGGCTGTCGTCGTGGTGAGCGGCAAGGGACGCGTGCAGACCGATGGCTACGAGCACACGTTGGGGCATCGCGATTGCGTCTACATCGGCCGCGGGACGGAACGCATCGAGTTCCATGCGGACGCGGAGGGGACGCATTTTTACCTGTTCTCCACGTCGTCGCACGCGAATTTCCCCACCGTCGTGGCCCGCTACGCGGAAACGAACGCCGTGCGCATCGGCACCAAGGGGCGCTCGAGCGAGCGCACGATTCGAAAGTTCATCCATATGGATGGCATTCGTTCGAGCCAGCTCGTGCTCGGCATCACCACCTTGGCCGAGGGCAGCGTGTGGAACACGATGGCCCCGCACACGCACGATCGACGCACCGAGTGTTACCTCTATTTCGATTTGCCGCCCGAGGAGCGGGTCATGCACCTCCTCGGCCAGCCCAACGAGACGCGCAACCTGATCGTGGCCAACGAGCAGGCGGTCATCTCGCCGAGTTGGTCGATCCACTGCGGCGCTGGCACGCACCCGTACTCGTTCGTGTGGGCCATGGGTGGGGAAAATCAGGCCTTCGATGACATGGATCCCGTCGCGGTGACGGAGCTACGCTGA
- a CDS encoding NB-ARC domain-containing protein: protein MTRTTPHASREVPREPMFGRDAVCDDVVACFERGLRLVTLVGPGGIGKSRLAEEAAFRLRETWPTRTVGLSASRDVSRSIARALGIKLGRTAQSEEDDSLTRLVDALRSHDPILIVLDDADAVLEQAASFARACREALPEIRLLVTTREPLGIAQEHVRALEPLPLEAAVAMFEARAAQTEGEDIRPLVERLDGIPLAIELAASRVRVMSPKELLVRLEERFRILKSDRRDLRERHLTLAGTLEWSWELSGPDERQAFACLGAFTGPLTLEAFEAVVGPELEGDPIDVASALLRKSLATRLGVRGPARLSMLETLRAFARSKLASLPAREEIERRHAMFYLGRAEHMAARTYGAGGAQALDELEADLPHLLAIFDREVTRTPEIAARIGVSLADLAFFRNAIDLHNPCITLTHRAADASGDAALRVRARVLGARIALELGQPDKAEKTLGEALGLAQGSPLEAEVLRSLGWARLALGRIDEAEEALGRAFEQHHAAGDARGEADALAAQGIARALRGEIDRAHVFLAAAHALHVTSGETIRRLKVVEMASLMGLNLETESAPPSMDDLRASAAAHHAAGRAWRAALDLLRVAELASAAGHDDDARTALETARRYAEEAHVPAALCDTVAHAARFSAPSPTNAADVPKREAADPTPQWQVGPEARWVVLPDGTRTDLTRHGPVRRILDALTTLHATDKGHAISAVDLLEAGWPGERVRYEAGMLRVYTGIRRLRKLGLEPILVTRDDGYLLDPAAHVVRGDAL from the coding sequence ATGACACGCACGACGCCGCATGCATCGAGAGAGGTCCCCCGCGAGCCGATGTTCGGACGCGACGCCGTGTGCGACGACGTCGTGGCTTGCTTCGAGCGCGGGTTGCGCCTGGTCACCTTGGTCGGACCTGGAGGCATCGGAAAATCGCGCCTCGCGGAGGAAGCCGCCTTTCGCCTGCGCGAAACCTGGCCGACGCGCACCGTAGGCCTTTCGGCCAGCCGCGACGTCTCGCGTTCCATCGCGCGCGCGCTCGGCATCAAGCTGGGTCGCACCGCTCAATCGGAGGAGGACGACTCGCTCACCAGGCTGGTCGATGCGCTGCGCAGCCACGATCCGATCCTCATCGTGCTCGACGATGCCGACGCGGTGCTCGAGCAGGCGGCGTCGTTCGCGCGCGCGTGCCGGGAGGCGTTGCCGGAGATCCGGCTCTTGGTCACCACGCGCGAGCCGCTGGGCATCGCGCAGGAGCACGTCCGCGCGCTGGAGCCGCTGCCGCTCGAGGCCGCCGTGGCCATGTTCGAAGCGCGTGCGGCCCAGACGGAGGGCGAGGACATTCGTCCGCTGGTCGAGCGCCTCGATGGGATTCCGCTGGCCATCGAATTGGCGGCGAGCCGCGTGCGCGTGATGAGCCCGAAGGAGCTGCTCGTCCGCCTGGAGGAGCGCTTCCGCATTTTGAAATCGGACCGGCGCGATCTGCGCGAACGGCATTTGACCCTGGCCGGCACGCTGGAATGGTCGTGGGAGCTCTCGGGACCGGACGAGCGGCAAGCGTTCGCGTGCCTCGGTGCCTTCACGGGGCCGCTCACCTTGGAGGCCTTCGAGGCGGTGGTCGGTCCGGAGCTCGAGGGCGATCCCATCGACGTGGCCTCGGCGCTGCTGCGCAAATCGCTGGCCACGCGCCTCGGCGTGCGCGGGCCGGCGCGTCTATCCATGTTGGAGACGCTGCGCGCGTTCGCGCGGTCGAAGCTCGCATCACTGCCCGCGCGCGAGGAAATCGAGCGGCGTCACGCGATGTTTTACCTCGGGCGCGCCGAGCACATGGCCGCGCGCACGTACGGCGCCGGCGGTGCGCAGGCCCTCGACGAGCTCGAGGCGGATTTGCCCCATCTGCTGGCCATCTTCGATCGCGAGGTCACGCGCACGCCGGAGATAGCCGCGCGCATCGGTGTGTCGCTGGCCGATCTCGCGTTCTTCCGAAACGCGATCGACCTTCACAACCCGTGCATCACGCTCACGCACCGCGCGGCGGATGCCTCGGGCGATGCGGCATTGCGTGTGCGGGCGCGCGTGCTCGGTGCGCGCATCGCCCTGGAGCTCGGGCAGCCCGACAAGGCCGAGAAGACGCTGGGCGAGGCACTCGGGCTCGCCCAGGGTTCGCCCCTCGAGGCGGAGGTGCTGCGCAGTCTCGGTTGGGCGCGTCTTGCACTGGGCCGCATCGACGAGGCCGAGGAAGCGCTCGGGCGCGCGTTCGAGCAGCACCATGCCGCGGGCGATGCACGCGGGGAGGCCGACGCGTTGGCGGCACAGGGCATTGCGCGTGCGCTGCGCGGCGAGATCGATCGCGCGCACGTGTTCCTCGCGGCCGCGCACGCGCTGCACGTGACGTCGGGCGAAACGATCCGGCGCCTCAAGGTCGTGGAGATGGCCAGCTTGATGGGCCTCAACCTGGAGACGGAGAGCGCGCCGCCCTCGATGGACGACCTGCGGGCCTCCGCGGCGGCGCATCACGCGGCGGGCCGCGCGTGGCGGGCGGCGCTCGATCTGCTTCGCGTGGCGGAGCTCGCGTCGGCGGCGGGCCACGACGACGATGCGCGCACCGCGCTGGAGACCGCGCGGCGCTACGCCGAGGAGGCCCACGTGCCGGCGGCGTTGTGCGACACCGTCGCGCATGCGGCGCGCTTCTCCGCGCCTTCCCCGACGAACGCGGCCGACGTGCCGAAGCGTGAAGCAGCCGATCCCACGCCGCAGTGGCAGGTGGGCCCGGAAGCGCGATGGGTGGTGCTGCCCGATGGGACGCGCACCGATTTGACCCGACACGGTCCAGTCCGGCGCATCCTCGATGCATTGACCACGCTGCATGCGACGGACAAAGGGCACGCCATTTCCGCGGTGGATCTGCTCGAGGCGGGGTGGCCCGGCGAGCGCGTTCGCTACGAGGCGGGCATGCTGCGCGTCTACACGGGGATCCGAAGGCTGCGCAAACTCGGGCTGGAACCCATTCTCGTGACCCGCGACGATGGCTATTTGCTCGACCCCGCGGCCCACGTCGTGCGAGGCGATGCGCTATGA
- a CDS encoding NPP1 family protein — translation MKDMASAINLNPSVTSSKAQSTIRRLALTGALGALAVVPAFEGVAHADVLQRLDQSAGQLEQTFAPTYDYDKDSCYVTAAIDRNGRLNPGLKPGGVNESGHCHDRAQLDNANHYSRGKCNNGWCGIVYANYFEKDQVAAGPAAHRHDWEHVVVWINQGANQVQYVSVSQHSGYETRDRSRIRFDGSHPKIVYHKDGPRSHAFRFANESDDRIENVTGHWFYPWLVDYSRWPSTGLRDTLMNSNFGAATIKITDKDDRFKNALRSSKPGGIPFNPDAN, via the coding sequence ATGAAAGACATGGCGTCGGCAATCAATCTCAATCCGTCGGTAACTTCCTCGAAGGCACAGTCGACCATCCGGCGATTGGCACTGACGGGTGCCCTGGGCGCCCTGGCGGTGGTCCCTGCCTTCGAGGGCGTCGCGCATGCCGACGTCCTCCAGCGTCTGGATCAAAGCGCCGGCCAGTTGGAGCAGACCTTCGCCCCGACCTACGATTACGACAAAGACAGTTGCTACGTCACCGCGGCAATCGACAGAAACGGTCGGCTCAACCCCGGCTTGAAGCCCGGAGGGGTGAACGAGAGCGGTCATTGCCACGACCGCGCTCAGCTCGACAACGCGAACCACTACTCGCGTGGGAAGTGCAACAACGGCTGGTGCGGAATCGTTTACGCCAACTACTTCGAAAAGGACCAGGTAGCGGCCGGTCCTGCGGCGCATCGCCATGACTGGGAGCACGTCGTGGTATGGATTAATCAAGGCGCGAACCAGGTACAATACGTCTCGGTCTCGCAGCACAGTGGTTATGAAACGCGCGACCGTTCACGCATCCGTTTCGACGGCAGCCACCCGAAAATCGTTTACCACAAGGACGGCCCGAGGAGCCACGCCTTTCGCTTCGCCAACGAGAGCGACGATCGTATCGAGAACGTGACGGGCCACTGGTTCTACCCATGGCTCGTTGACTATAGCCGCTGGCCGTCGACGGGCCTCCGCGACACGCTCATGAACTCGAATTTTGGGGCCGCGACCATCAAAATTACAGACAAAGACGATCGCTTCAAGAACGCACTCCGAAGCTCTAAACCGGGCGGAATCCCTTTCAATCCAGATGCCAACTGA
- a CDS encoding transporter substrate-binding domain-containing protein, which yields MASARFVFFAALLGVSSLISACEGTHDTATAPPTSRLQEIANRGELRVCSTGDYRPFTFYEAGTSTWSGIDVDMADDLAHRLGVRRTMVQTTWKNLVQDFTSKCDIAVGGISITLERSKLAFFSDAYLDDGKVPITRCENESRFQTVEQINRPEVKVIVNPGGTNEQFVRAHLTNANVILHPDNNTIHHEIAAGRADLMITDSAEAQWQAKQNPELCAVQPQKPFTFSQKAYLLPLGDTAFQHYVNQWLNLTRHDGTYARIAKPWLG from the coding sequence ATGGCTTCCGCTCGCTTCGTTTTCTTCGCCGCACTCCTGGGTGTCTCGTCCTTGATCTCCGCATGTGAAGGCACCCACGACACCGCAACCGCTCCGCCCACGAGCCGCCTGCAGGAGATCGCCAACCGCGGCGAGCTTCGGGTGTGCAGCACGGGAGACTACCGCCCCTTCACCTTCTACGAGGCGGGCACCTCCACGTGGAGCGGCATCGACGTGGACATGGCCGACGATCTCGCGCACCGCCTCGGCGTGCGCCGGACCATGGTGCAGACGACCTGGAAGAACCTCGTGCAAGACTTCACCTCCAAGTGCGATATCGCGGTCGGCGGCATCTCGATCACGCTGGAGCGTTCCAAGTTGGCATTCTTCAGCGACGCCTACCTGGACGACGGCAAAGTGCCGATCACGCGGTGCGAGAACGAATCGCGTTTTCAGACGGTGGAGCAGATCAACCGCCCCGAGGTGAAGGTCATCGTCAATCCGGGTGGCACGAACGAGCAATTCGTCCGTGCCCACCTGACGAATGCCAACGTCATCCTGCACCCAGACAACAACACGATTCACCACGAAATCGCCGCGGGTCGCGCCGACTTGATGATCACGGACAGCGCCGAGGCCCAATGGCAGGCCAAACAGAACCCCGAACTCTGCGCCGTGCAGCCGCAAAAGCCATTCACCTTCAGCCAAAAGGCCTACCTCCTGCCCTTGGGGGACACCGCCTTTCAGCATTACGTGAACCAATGGCTCAACCTCACCCGCCACGACGGCACCTACGCGCGCATCGCCAAGCCCTGGCTGGGTTGA